The following are encoded in a window of Harmonia axyridis chromosome 7, icHarAxyr1.1, whole genome shotgun sequence genomic DNA:
- the LOC123685008 gene encoding uncharacterized protein LOC123685008: MAEDAGRNIGGEDIDDRRERLRNVRRRLDFGQDHSQQKEEDEAALGVVQNDFNAASAKWNFDFANEVPLEGDWEWEKVEDRQEQDYKGLTIVKEIKKTIDARSI, encoded by the coding sequence ATGGCAGAAGATGCCGGCAGAAACATTGGAGGTGAAGATATCGACGACAGGAGAGAGCGATTAAGGAACGTTAGAAGAAGATTGGACTTTGGCCAGGACCATTCTCAGCAGAAGGAGGAAGATGAAGCAGCTCTTGGCGTCGTACAGAATGACTTCAATGCTGCCTCCGCCAAATGGAACTTTGATTTTGCAAACGAAGTACCTTTGGAGGGGGATTGGGAGTGGGAGAAGGTAGAAGACAGGCAGGAGCAGGATTACAAGGGACTGACTATTGTTAAGGAGATTAAGAAGACCATCGACGCGAGAAGCATTTGA